The nucleotide window ATAAACCTGGTTCATGTTTTCCCCTTCAGCCTTTGATTTCTTTTTTCGATCTCTTCCATGATCTCCTCGGCCACCTGCAGCGCCCTCAGGCCGTCCCGGCCGCTTACCAATGGGATCGTGTCATTGATGATGCAATCGGCAAAGGATCCCAGTTCGGCCTTCAGCTGCTCGACCTGGTCGATCTCCGGTTCGATGAGTTCCATTACTTGTGAAAGATCGGACACCCCGCCGGGATCACCCTTCAGCTTGTGGACCCTGACCCCGTGATTCAAAAAGTCCACGGCGACGTAGGAATCCTTCTGGAAGAACCGCATTTTGCGCTCTTTTTTGCCGGAGATGCGGGAGGCGGTAAGGTTGGCCACGCACCCGTTCTTGAACTCCAGCCGGGCGTTGGCGATGTCCTCCCGGCCGCTGACCAGGCTGCAGCCGATGGCCGAGACCCGCTCCAGCTCGGAGTTGACAAGGCTGAGGACGATGTCGATGTCGTGGATCATCAGGTCCAGCACCACCGGCACGTCGGTGTTGCGTCCTCCAAAGGGTGAGATCCGCAGACATTCGATAAA belongs to candidate division TA06 bacterium and includes:
- a CDS encoding Gfo/Idh/MocA family oxidoreductase produces the protein MAKLKIGVIGVGSLGQHHARVCAELTNAELAGVADLNETRGREIAGRHQVPFFADHRELLKQVDAVSIVVPTTMHHQVARDSLEAGKHVLVEKPITATVEQAEELLKLAGSNNLKLQVGHIERFNPALLAASPHIHDPKFIECLRISPFGGRNTDVPVVLDLMIHDIDIVLSLVNSELERVSAIGCSLVSGREDIANARLEFKNGCVANLTASRISGKKERKMRFFQKDSYVAVDFLNHGVRVHKLKGDPGGVSDLSQVMELIEPEIDQVEQLKAELGSFADCIINDTIPLVSGRDGLRALQVAEEIMEEIEKRNQRLKGKT